The following proteins are co-located in the Echinicola sp. 20G genome:
- a CDS encoding YceI family protein: MRKLFIIFYIIYLGNTQHAFSQAYQTTSGNVEFLSKAALNEFKGKSDQLNGLIDLDKNLVDFYIDLNTLQTGIGLRDRHMRENYLETTEFPYAEFTGKVVNMDEALKEQLKNGKEVMVDGEFKIHGVSKDMKIKGTLKQSTDGEVLELSAQLKVLLGDHGIAIPKVMFYELSEEQTITITVHLKSP; the protein is encoded by the coding sequence ATGAGGAAGCTCTTCATCATATTCTATATCATTTACTTAGGAAATACGCAACATGCCTTTAGTCAAGCTTATCAAACGACATCTGGTAATGTGGAATTTCTTTCAAAAGCAGCACTAAATGAATTTAAAGGTAAATCTGATCAGTTGAATGGGCTGATTGATTTAGATAAAAACCTGGTGGATTTTTACATTGACCTCAATACTTTACAAACAGGGATAGGCTTAAGAGATAGGCATATGAGAGAAAATTACCTTGAAACAACTGAGTTTCCCTACGCAGAATTCACAGGTAAGGTAGTGAATATGGATGAAGCACTAAAGGAGCAATTAAAAAATGGTAAAGAAGTTATGGTGGATGGAGAATTTAAAATTCATGGAGTAAGCAAAGACATGAAAATCAAAGGGACCTTGAAACAGTCAACTGATGGAGAAGTACTGGAGTTATCAGCCCAGCTTAAAGTCTTATTAGGTGATCATGGTATTGCTATTCCTAAAGTCATGTTTTATGAGCTTTCTGAAGAACAAACGATCACTATAACAGTTCACCTTAAATCACCATGA
- a CDS encoding DUF5777 family beta-barrel protein, producing the protein MKNIGILLVLFFLSNCVMAQLERKPAEENRKVDLIFHAPRHINLLTVEPLEKKSLHFAIMHTFGTLDGGIQNLFGLDNGANIQFSFEYGVSDRFSLGISRSSMDKVYDLYGRYHLFQQTYDNSIPFSVSLMGGAGINSTDYSYVMDPAVNFSDRLSYAAQVMLARKFNNKISVQISPMLAYFSNPLSVFRIEGEENLYLALGMSAKYKITGKSSLTFQYIPNLNNELKNNLGIGIDVEAGGHVFQMYFVTSQALNEQYLLAGGNGTPGEQFRVGFNVNRIFAVGKR; encoded by the coding sequence ATGAAGAATATCGGTATTTTATTGGTTTTGTTTTTTCTCTCAAACTGTGTGATGGCGCAGTTGGAGCGAAAGCCTGCAGAAGAAAACAGGAAGGTTGATTTGATTTTCCATGCCCCTAGACATATTAATCTACTTACGGTGGAGCCTTTGGAGAAGAAGAGCCTTCATTTTGCTATCATGCATACTTTTGGGACTTTGGATGGAGGGATTCAAAATCTTTTTGGCTTGGATAATGGGGCGAACATCCAGTTTAGTTTTGAGTATGGGGTTTCTGATAGGTTCTCACTGGGTATTTCCAGATCAAGTATGGACAAGGTTTATGACTTGTATGGTAGATACCATTTATTCCAGCAGACTTATGACAATTCCATACCTTTTTCTGTCAGCTTGATGGGCGGAGCTGGGATAAACTCAACAGATTATTCCTATGTGATGGATCCTGCTGTTAACTTTTCAGACCGACTTAGTTATGCTGCTCAGGTGATGTTAGCGAGAAAGTTTAACAATAAAATCAGTGTACAAATAAGCCCAATGTTGGCTTATTTTTCTAACCCACTTTCTGTATTCAGGATAGAAGGAGAGGAGAATTTATACCTGGCATTGGGCATGAGTGCAAAGTATAAAATTACGGGAAAATCCTCCTTGACATTTCAATACATCCCGAACCTGAATAATGAATTGAAAAACAACTTGGGGATAGGGATTGATGTGGAAGCAGGAGGACATGTGTTTCAGATGTATTTTGTGACCAGTCAGGCTTTAAATGAGCAATATTTATTGGCCGGTGGCAATGGAACTCCAGGAGAACAGTTCCGAGTAGGGTTTAATGTTAATCGCATATTCGCTGTTGGAAAAAGGTGA
- a CDS encoding glycosyltransferase family 39 protein yields MPHQLNQNQQYLILVAGVFFLVAYWIFGYDGITFSDDVSYLELGQRFWMGEEVLTDDHFTSRWGAYIFSGLITFLFGYNDHLASLSSLVYYLGAMLLIWKILPNPASKGFFVLFFVSNVYLLHFLTKIYPDAALVFWTALILFAAFYRQQKPLWSALLMSTAFFVGFCTKETIIFLAPLPLMLWWLDFRNKAQRLFYVYFFSSLVIIAIGYLTYFSLKFEDPLFRFKSIQDGHYISPYTYFDKDWKVMLQRISYSPVFTFVERAYWVWFILSVPGIFRAFKNKRDLSLIFALSTICLILGFWFMSTSFSYYNPIYLNPRHLIILLVPFSVNIALESKRWMDNFFWNRFCSLWIAFGGFIAFGALDWKLGTYYILFAGALLLGPKPIKTVSLVILLILPTFISVGYQKHLKNYPHLKEEFTKAMEKSDSSFPLVSHDFLVKSSKVITGNYNKVPQALTLDGFKEKVRLDQQPEEFQVFIYKYYKHAYPEEVNFVNDVNHITENNHYVPVDIFEDKWIKITHFKRVSPLSPFSNSEYAINIKPYSELFSWSSIATGQ; encoded by the coding sequence ATGCCTCATCAACTCAATCAAAACCAGCAATATTTAATATTAGTTGCTGGGGTTTTCTTTCTGGTAGCCTATTGGATATTTGGCTATGATGGGATTACTTTCAGCGATGATGTCTCTTACCTTGAACTTGGCCAAAGGTTTTGGATGGGTGAAGAGGTGCTGACCGATGACCATTTTACTAGTCGATGGGGAGCTTATATATTTTCTGGCTTGATCACTTTTCTCTTTGGCTACAACGATCATTTGGCTTCACTTTCATCTTTGGTTTACTATTTAGGGGCAATGCTATTGATTTGGAAAATCCTTCCCAACCCAGCCTCCAAAGGGTTCTTTGTGCTTTTCTTTGTAAGTAATGTTTATTTACTCCACTTTTTGACCAAAATTTATCCTGATGCTGCTTTGGTATTTTGGACGGCCTTAATTCTTTTTGCTGCATTCTATCGTCAACAAAAACCTTTATGGTCCGCTCTGCTCATGTCCACAGCTTTCTTTGTTGGTTTCTGCACAAAAGAAACCATCATATTTCTGGCTCCACTTCCTTTAATGCTATGGTGGTTAGATTTCCGAAACAAAGCACAAAGGCTGTTTTATGTTTATTTTTTTAGTTCTTTGGTAATCATAGCCATTGGCTATCTTACTTATTTTTCTTTGAAATTTGAAGATCCTTTGTTTCGCTTCAAAAGTATTCAAGACGGTCATTATATCTCACCATATACTTATTTTGACAAAGACTGGAAAGTTATGCTTCAGCGGATCAGCTATTCCCCTGTTTTTACCTTTGTCGAAAGAGCGTATTGGGTCTGGTTTATTTTATCAGTTCCTGGGATTTTTAGGGCTTTTAAAAACAAAAGAGATTTATCGTTGATCTTTGCCCTTAGTACAATTTGTCTGATCTTAGGCTTTTGGTTCATGAGTACTAGTTTTTCCTATTACAACCCTATTTACCTGAATCCCAGACACCTTATCATTCTCTTAGTCCCTTTCTCAGTAAACATTGCTTTGGAAAGTAAAAGATGGATGGACAATTTTTTTTGGAACCGCTTCTGCTCACTTTGGATAGCATTTGGTGGTTTCATAGCCTTTGGAGCGCTAGATTGGAAATTGGGAACATACTATATTCTTTTTGCAGGTGCATTGCTATTAGGTCCCAAACCCATCAAAACAGTATCGTTAGTCATTCTACTCATATTGCCCACTTTTATATCTGTTGGATATCAAAAGCATTTAAAAAACTACCCACATTTGAAAGAGGAATTTACAAAAGCAATGGAAAAAAGTGATTCTTCTTTCCCTTTAGTTTCACACGACTTTCTGGTGAAGAGCAGCAAAGTAATTACTGGAAACTACAATAAAGTCCCTCAAGCACTTACTTTGGATGGCTTCAAAGAAAAAGTCCGTCTTGATCAGCAACCAGAAGAATTTCAAGTGTTTATCTACAAATACTACAAACATGCTTACCCGGAAGAAGTGAATTTTGTAAATGATGTCAACCATATTACGGAAAACAACCACTATGTCCCTGTGGATATTTTCGAAGACAAATGGATAAAAATCACTCACTTCAAGAGAGTTTCTCCTTTGTCACCTTTTTCCAACAGCGAATATGCGATTAACATTAAACCCTACTCGGAACTGTTCTCCTGGAGTTCCATTGCCACCGGCCAATAA
- a CDS encoding YafY family protein, translating to MAKTKSVEQQKILRVFKLINLLRSNVGKPVGRLAESLGTDRRTIYRYFNLLKELGFQVKKQYGKFKIEDRIDHHQDSFYGTFTEDETSYIIDLMNKGVKKNLLKDSILQKVHIRSDFQQSVSQLFNAHLGMFVDEISDAIKNKLQVTLKDYYSLSSDSISDRLIEPVAFNNNFESVYALEVSSKEMKLFKLERIGEVHVSAKKQEYEPLHEVLEQGLFGFTGKDQFKVKLKLSKKAYQLLMEEHPDAKPFTYVQGGRYYFESEIPELPGVGRFILGLPGEVELEEGEDLKAYLEEQIKKAENIFSAFQHNKV from the coding sequence ATGGCTAAAACTAAAAGTGTAGAGCAACAAAAAATACTGAGGGTCTTTAAATTAATTAATTTGCTCCGTTCTAATGTAGGTAAACCAGTAGGTCGATTAGCTGAGTCTTTAGGGACTGATAGACGTACTATCTACAGGTATTTTAATCTTTTGAAAGAGCTGGGTTTTCAGGTAAAAAAACAATATGGAAAGTTTAAGATTGAGGACCGAATAGACCATCATCAGGATTCTTTTTATGGAACTTTCACTGAAGATGAAACTTCCTACATCATTGATTTGATGAATAAAGGAGTGAAGAAAAACCTATTGAAGGATTCTATACTTCAGAAGGTTCATATAAGATCTGATTTTCAGCAAAGTGTCTCTCAACTTTTTAATGCGCACTTAGGAATGTTTGTAGATGAAATTAGTGATGCCATTAAAAATAAGTTGCAAGTAACGCTCAAAGATTATTATTCACTGAGCAGTGACTCCATTTCTGATAGGTTGATTGAGCCGGTGGCTTTTAACAATAACTTTGAATCAGTATATGCCTTGGAGGTGTCCAGTAAAGAAATGAAACTGTTCAAACTAGAAAGAATTGGCGAGGTACATGTGAGTGCCAAGAAGCAGGAGTATGAGCCATTACACGAAGTTTTGGAGCAGGGTCTTTTTGGTTTTACGGGAAAGGATCAATTTAAAGTAAAGCTTAAATTGTCAAAAAAAGCCTACCAATTACTAATGGAAGAGCATCCTGATGCCAAGCCTTTCACTTATGTCCAAGGTGGACGATATTATTTTGAATCTGAGATTCCAGAGTTACCTGGCGTCGGTAGGTTTATTTTGGGATTGCCGGGAGAGGTAGAACTGGAAGAAGGGGAGGATCTGAAGGCTTATTTGGAAGAACAAATAAAAAAGGCTGAAAATATTTTTTCAGCCTTCCAACATAATAAAGTATAA
- a CDS encoding DUF4377 domain-containing protein, with amino-acid sequence MKIFLKKCPIASLLLVSIVALVSCMEETPMKEEVISVQHYPIVKNNDVDNPTLWLRVQFSHQKGPDEWSEIAIHDIEGFNYEIGNNYELSIRKEEAYHSASDMYYVKYTLLSEISKEPVSSNTTFEIPLKSSAYNPTNLVYGSVELGYKLLGEIPIICTSLCNDLEADLATNAEVAGVFRHEGDGYIKLIQLK; translated from the coding sequence ATGAAAATATTTTTAAAGAAATGTCCAATTGCTAGTCTTCTGCTGGTATCAATAGTGGCTTTGGTGTCCTGTATGGAAGAAACTCCAATGAAAGAAGAGGTAATTAGTGTGCAACATTACCCTATAGTCAAAAACAATGATGTTGACAATCCTACGTTATGGTTAAGGGTTCAGTTTAGCCACCAAAAAGGACCAGATGAGTGGTCTGAAATAGCTATCCATGATATTGAGGGCTTTAACTATGAGATTGGTAATAATTATGAATTGAGCATTCGAAAAGAAGAGGCTTATCACAGTGCCTCGGACATGTATTATGTAAAATACACTTTGCTTTCAGAAATTTCAAAAGAGCCAGTTAGCTCAAACACAACATTTGAAATACCCCTTAAATCGAGTGCATACAACCCTACCAATCTTGTTTACGGAAGTGTGGAACTTGGCTACAAATTGCTTGGGGAAATCCCCATCATTTGTACTTCTCTTTGTAATGATTTGGAAGCAGATCTAGCCACAAACGCAGAAGTGGCAGGAGTCTTTAGGCACGAAGGAGATGGATACATAAAATTAATTCAACTAAAGTAG
- a CDS encoding S10 family peptidase, translating into MKRSILSVLTFLGISLSLMAQEKLNSDSSATSKHQVTIKGKSVPYTATVGTQPVWDNDGKEVAYLFYTYYERTDISDKANRPLVISFNGGPGSASIWMHIAYTGPVLLNIDDEGNPVQPYGVKDNPHSILDVADIVYVDPVNTGYSRITDKEAKRSMFFGVNADIDYLAEWVRTFVNRQNRWASPKFLIGESYGTTRVSGLVNRLQGNEWMYFNGVVLVSPTDLGIDRDGPIAAANYLPYYAATAWYHGVLDPSLQSKDLEEILPEVEEFTVSELIPAMVKGGFLEEERKVSLAKKMSLYSGLDEQVILEHNLAVPTSYFWKELLRDKGLTIGRLDSRYRGVDRQDAGTRYDHDPALTAWNHAFAPAFNDYMINGLNFKTDLNYYLFGPVHPWDRSGDRTGENLRSAVAQNPYLHVMIQSGYYDGGTDYFNAKYSMWQMDPSGKLKDRLEWKGYRSGHMMYLRAEDLETANDDIRDFIQKALPEKGAPAKY; encoded by the coding sequence ATGAAAAGATCGATACTTTCAGTATTAACATTTTTAGGGATTTCATTGTCCCTTATGGCCCAGGAAAAACTAAACTCTGACTCTTCTGCTACCTCCAAGCATCAGGTTACCATAAAAGGAAAGTCCGTACCTTATACTGCCACGGTTGGGACGCAGCCAGTTTGGGACAATGATGGTAAAGAAGTGGCTTACCTTTTCTACACTTATTATGAGCGTACAGATATTTCTGATAAAGCCAATAGGCCTTTGGTAATTTCATTCAATGGTGGTCCGGGGTCGGCTTCGATTTGGATGCATATTGCCTATACTGGACCTGTTTTGTTAAATATTGATGATGAAGGTAACCCTGTTCAACCTTATGGGGTGAAAGATAATCCGCATTCAATCTTGGATGTAGCAGATATTGTCTATGTGGATCCAGTAAATACCGGTTATTCCAGGATAACTGACAAGGAAGCAAAACGATCCATGTTTTTTGGAGTAAATGCAGATATTGATTATTTGGCAGAATGGGTTAGGACGTTTGTTAACCGCCAAAATAGGTGGGCTTCACCAAAGTTCTTGATTGGGGAAAGTTATGGCACTACCCGTGTATCAGGTTTGGTCAATAGGTTGCAGGGCAATGAGTGGATGTATTTTAATGGGGTAGTTTTGGTTTCTCCTACAGATTTAGGGATCGATCGGGATGGGCCAATCGCTGCTGCGAACTACCTCCCTTATTATGCTGCGACGGCTTGGTATCATGGGGTGCTGGATCCAAGTCTACAAAGTAAGGACTTAGAGGAGATATTGCCCGAAGTGGAAGAGTTTACTGTTAGTGAATTGATTCCTGCTATGGTAAAAGGTGGTTTTTTGGAAGAAGAAAGAAAAGTTTCCTTAGCCAAGAAAATGTCTCTTTACTCAGGCTTGGATGAACAAGTAATTTTAGAACATAATTTAGCAGTTCCTACAAGCTACTTCTGGAAAGAGTTGTTAAGGGATAAGGGATTGACCATAGGCCGCTTGGATAGTCGATACAGGGGGGTTGATAGGCAAGATGCTGGTACACGATATGACCATGACCCAGCTTTAACGGCTTGGAACCACGCATTTGCTCCTGCATTCAATGACTATATGATCAATGGTCTGAATTTTAAGACTGATTTAAATTATTACCTTTTTGGCCCAGTTCATCCATGGGATAGGTCTGGGGATAGGACAGGAGAGAATTTACGTTCTGCTGTAGCTCAAAATCCTTATTTGCATGTCATGATCCAATCGGGATACTATGATGGAGGTACTGATTATTTTAATGCCAAGTATTCCATGTGGCAAATGGATCCAAGTGGAAAGTTAAAAGATAGATTGGAATGGAAAGGATACCGAAGTGGACACATGATGTACTTGAGGGCTGAAGACTTGGAAACAGCTAATGATGACATTAGGGACTTTATCCAAAAGGCTTTGCCAGAAAAAGGAGCTCCTGCAAAATATTAA
- a CDS encoding glutamate--tRNA ligase family protein produces the protein MPDNALKFKLTRLAPTPSGYLHLGNALSFAITASLAKHFEAKIMLRIDDLDQNRVREAYVEDIFDTLNYLEIPWDQGPKDYQAYKNFYSQTHRLNFYEEVLQHLIGTHQLFACDCSRKDIFEKTDEGSYPGTCITKGLNLFQDQVNWRFLTDQKNIKIRSLFEAKITTRLPEKQQNFIVRKKDHMPAYQLASLVDDIYYGVDLIVRGQDLYDSTLMQLHLAKKIQNNRFTKTVFYHHELVRDNNMQKLSKSKGAKSIQALRKAGAHKEDIYQMLGKILQFENTVHDLSTFQEAFIKKAGINPAVQD, from the coding sequence ATGCCCGATAATGCTTTAAAGTTTAAATTAACCAGATTGGCACCAACACCAAGCGGTTATTTACATTTGGGGAATGCATTGTCGTTTGCCATTACCGCTTCATTAGCCAAACACTTTGAAGCCAAGATCATGCTAAGAATCGATGACCTCGATCAAAACAGAGTAAGGGAAGCCTACGTGGAGGATATTTTCGACACACTAAACTACTTGGAAATACCTTGGGACCAAGGCCCAAAAGACTACCAGGCCTATAAAAACTTTTACTCCCAAACCCATCGATTGAATTTTTATGAAGAAGTCTTACAACATCTTATAGGAACCCATCAATTATTTGCCTGTGATTGTAGCAGAAAGGATATTTTTGAAAAAACAGATGAAGGAAGTTACCCCGGCACTTGCATAACTAAAGGATTAAATCTATTTCAAGATCAAGTAAACTGGCGCTTTCTTACCGATCAAAAAAACATCAAAATAAGAAGTCTCTTTGAAGCTAAAATAACGACAAGACTTCCAGAAAAACAGCAAAATTTTATAGTAAGAAAAAAAGACCATATGCCCGCTTATCAGTTAGCTTCATTGGTGGATGACATCTACTATGGTGTGGACCTGATAGTAAGAGGACAAGACCTCTATGACTCCACATTGATGCAGTTGCATTTGGCAAAAAAAATCCAAAACAACAGGTTTACTAAAACTGTCTTTTACCACCACGAGCTGGTTAGGGATAACAACATGCAAAAGCTGTCCAAGTCCAAAGGAGCTAAGTCCATTCAAGCATTGAGAAAGGCTGGTGCCCACAAAGAAGACATCTACCAAATGCTTGGTAAAATCCTACAGTTTGAAAATACAGTCCATGACTTAAGCACCTTCCAAGAGGCATTTATAAAAAAAGCCGGGATAAACCCGGCTGTCCAAGATTAA
- a CDS encoding NYN domain-containing protein codes for MENDLKLAVLIDADNIPSNYVQEMMEEIAKYGNPTVKRIYGDWTQPQLAKWKAVLLENAITPMQQYSYTSGKNATDSAMIIDAMDILYSQKVNGFCLVSSDSDFTKLATRLREASMKVIGIGEKKTPTPFIATCDKFIYLEILKQESKEDKVDVGKDTKDSSDVDKITSKVIRLIANTISDCEDDDGWAFLGDVGNLLQKKQPNFDSRNYGFQKLTPMIGSINKFEIEQRESQRGRHKLIYVRNRK; via the coding sequence ATGGAAAACGACCTAAAACTTGCCGTATTGATAGATGCGGACAATATCCCTTCTAATTATGTGCAGGAAATGATGGAGGAAATCGCTAAATATGGAAACCCAACAGTGAAGCGAATTTATGGTGACTGGACCCAACCTCAGTTGGCAAAATGGAAAGCAGTGCTTTTGGAAAATGCCATCACGCCCATGCAGCAATACAGCTATACCTCCGGAAAAAATGCAACAGATTCGGCAATGATCATCGATGCAATGGACATCCTGTATTCTCAAAAAGTAAATGGCTTTTGTTTGGTCTCAAGCGACAGTGACTTTACTAAGCTGGCGACAAGGCTGCGTGAAGCAAGCATGAAGGTTATAGGTATTGGAGAGAAGAAAACACCCACACCTTTTATCGCAACATGTGATAAGTTTATCTATTTGGAGATTTTGAAGCAGGAAAGCAAAGAGGATAAAGTGGATGTAGGCAAGGACACCAAAGACAGTTCTGATGTCGATAAAATCACTAGTAAAGTGATCCGCTTAATCGCCAATACCATTTCAGATTGCGAAGATGATGATGGTTGGGCATTTTTGGGAGATGTGGGGAACTTGTTGCAAAAGAAGCAGCCAAACTTTGATTCCAGAAACTATGGCTTTCAGAAACTGACTCCAATGATTGGTTCGATAAATAAATTTGAAATCGAGCAGCGAGAAAGTCAGAGAGGAAGACATAAGTTGATTTATGTAAGGAATAGGAAATAA
- a CDS encoding M48 family metallopeptidase, with the protein MLKRISVLLLAALVLYSCATVPLSGRKQLSLVDNSEVLPMAFQQYNEVKSESKVVTNTADGESVVRVGKRVATAVESYLNDNGYGDILEGFQWEFNLIQDDQVNAWCMPGGKVAFYTGILPVCQNDEGIAVVMGHEVAHAIASHARERMSQGLVANGLLGGVQAALGQNPTLTETIFMQAVGMGSQVGMLKFSRDQELEADQLGLIFMAIAGYDPRVAPEFWERMEASSGGEAPPEFLSTHPGPDRRIDELKSQMPEALKYYKQ; encoded by the coding sequence ATGTTGAAACGAATATCAGTTTTATTATTAGCAGCTTTGGTTTTGTACAGCTGTGCAACTGTTCCTTTGAGTGGCAGGAAGCAATTAAGTTTGGTGGATAACTCAGAAGTGCTTCCCATGGCCTTTCAACAGTACAATGAAGTAAAGTCAGAAAGTAAAGTGGTTACCAATACCGCTGATGGTGAGAGTGTGGTGAGAGTTGGTAAAAGAGTAGCTACTGCAGTCGAATCTTACCTGAATGATAATGGCTATGGAGATATATTAGAAGGATTTCAATGGGAATTTAACCTGATTCAAGATGATCAGGTAAATGCTTGGTGTATGCCAGGAGGAAAAGTAGCTTTTTATACTGGAATTCTTCCAGTTTGCCAAAATGATGAAGGCATTGCAGTGGTAATGGGGCATGAGGTGGCTCACGCCATTGCCAGTCATGCCAGAGAGAGAATGTCCCAAGGATTGGTAGCGAATGGCCTTTTAGGAGGAGTACAGGCGGCACTTGGTCAAAACCCTACTTTGACAGAAACGATTTTTATGCAAGCTGTTGGTATGGGAAGTCAAGTAGGGATGCTGAAATTCTCTAGAGACCAGGAGCTGGAAGCTGACCAATTGGGTCTGATTTTCATGGCTATAGCAGGATATGATCCTCGCGTAGCACCTGAGTTTTGGGAAAGAATGGAAGCCAGTTCAGGAGGAGAAGCTCCACCTGAGTTCTTGTCCACTCACCCCGGTCCAGATAGAAGGATAGATGAGCTTAAGTCACAAATGCCGGAAGCTTTGAAATACTATAAGCAATAA
- a CDS encoding serine hydrolase: MSLTLGKAQNLKLDKKLQEKLGPLISQFHGTAGIYVEHLSSGKYAAVNADTIFPTASIVKIPILVGVFQKIADGELDYHQPMVYHDSIKYGGSGLMQFFKDSTATDLSTLLALMISYSDNTTSLWNQALAGSGETINPILSSYGFEFTRVNSRTKGREENWKQYGWGQTTPKEMANLLKMIRKGEIVNRAASERMYRLMTNIYYDDYALSQIPPYIQTASKQGMVNASRSELVMVNAPHGDYVFYIATKNNEDKSWKPDNESWVLARKVSALLWEYFEPKYEWKPAQGIGDFQEGLSY, translated from the coding sequence ATGAGTTTAACTCTGGGGAAGGCCCAAAATTTAAAGCTTGATAAAAAGCTTCAAGAAAAACTAGGGCCTCTGATCAGCCAATTTCATGGTACTGCTGGGATATATGTGGAGCACCTCTCCTCAGGAAAATATGCTGCGGTTAACGCTGATACCATTTTTCCTACAGCCAGTATAGTGAAGATTCCCATTTTGGTAGGTGTGTTTCAGAAGATCGCAGATGGGGAGCTCGATTACCATCAGCCCATGGTTTACCATGATTCCATCAAATATGGTGGCTCGGGGCTCATGCAGTTTTTTAAAGACAGTACCGCGACAGATTTAAGTACGCTTTTAGCCTTGATGATTAGCTACAGTGATAATACTACCTCGCTTTGGAACCAAGCTTTGGCTGGAAGTGGGGAAACCATCAATCCCATTTTGTCATCATACGGTTTTGAGTTTACCAGGGTGAATTCCAGAACCAAGGGTAGAGAAGAGAACTGGAAGCAATATGGATGGGGGCAAACGACACCAAAAGAAATGGCTAATCTTCTCAAGATGATCAGGAAGGGTGAAATAGTCAATCGGGCAGCTTCTGAAAGAATGTATCGCCTTATGACCAATATTTATTATGATGATTATGCACTTTCCCAGATTCCTCCCTACATACAAACAGCCTCTAAGCAGGGAATGGTGAATGCTTCTCGTTCTGAATTGGTGATGGTGAATGCTCCGCATGGAGACTATGTTTTTTATATCGCTACCAAGAATAATGAGGATAAGAGTTGGAAGCCGGACAATGAGTCCTGGGTTTTAGCGCGGAAAGTTTCTGCCCTGCTTTGGGAGTATTTTGAGCCAAAGTATGAATGGAAACCAGCTCAAGGTATTGGAGACTTTCAAGAAGGGCTGAGTTATTGA
- a CDS encoding carboxymuconolactone decarboxylase family protein: MKERIAYQNLPKGLYHAMMSPQNYVDQCGIDLGLLELIRMRVSQINSCAYCMDMHFKEGIEAGESALRLFSVSAWRETPYYSPKEEAVLEFTEKLTRMAEEEHSHDIHEKLDQYFSKEEIANLTLAIIQINSWNRLVRSFGFIPGQYKVQSKTNV, from the coding sequence ATGAAAGAACGAATTGCTTATCAAAATTTACCCAAGGGGCTGTACCATGCGATGATGTCACCCCAAAACTATGTGGATCAGTGTGGGATCGACTTAGGGTTATTGGAGTTAATCAGGATGAGGGTATCCCAGATTAATAGCTGCGCTTACTGTATGGATATGCACTTTAAGGAGGGAATTGAAGCTGGGGAATCCGCATTGAGACTATTCTCTGTTTCAGCCTGGAGGGAAACACCTTACTATTCGCCTAAAGAAGAAGCTGTTTTGGAGTTTACTGAAAAGCTAACTAGAATGGCTGAGGAAGAACATAGTCATGATATCCATGAAAAACTGGATCAATATTTCTCCAAAGAAGAAATTGCAAATCTGACATTAGCCATTATCCAAATCAATTCATGGAATCGTTTGGTAAGGTCTTTCGGCTTTATTCCTGGTCAATATAAAGTTCAAAGTAAGACTAATGTTTAA